The genomic segment CCAAGTAAAGCGAGTTGGTATGCGGTAGTCTTCATAAAGGATAGCTTGATCAGGCGAACTTCCATCTCCTCCTAGTGCATTTCCATTTTCATCATAAGCTATTGTAGTCGCATTATAAGGCATTCTAACCCTAAAGAAATTATTTAAAGTCCAATTCGTTCGCAAAAGATTGATAGCATGAGTGGTTGAAAATCTAAAGCTTAAAGGCTGAGCAAAATTTGTAACAGGTAGTTCGCTTAGTCTTTGAATTTTACCATTATAACTAACAAATTTATCATCATTTGGATTATATTCCTCACTTTTTTGATAATCATTATATGAACGAGTTGTATGAGTATAATCAAAGGCAAAACTAAAGAAATTTGAAAAGCCTCCAGCCATAAAAGGTGTGTTATTCATTATACTAAGAGTGATGACATCGGTATCTGATTTATCTTGATTGTCATAAGTGTAAGATAGGCAATCCCCATTATTATCCTTTCTGCCACACACAACACGAACCTCATCTCGTCCAAAGCGGTGGATATATTTACTACTCACATCAAAAAGTCCCACTTCTTGCACCACTCCAAACATAAGCTCATCAGCATACGGAATTTTTAATCTTGTAAAATCATACTCATCTAACCCCTGTGCCAAATTATTTTCAGTCCAAGGATCTATAACATCTGCTCTTTCATAAACCTTATATAACTTACTCTTGATTTGATTAAGCTTAAAAGAATACATATTTCTTCCATAGTAGCGATTTGCTCCAAAGGTAAAGCTTGTGTTATATCTAAACTCATCTTTTCCCCAAGGAGCTGTATAGTTTGCACTAAATCTTGGAGCTATAGGAGCTTTTTGCATATAGGTATCATAATCAGCCCTTAAGCCTATCCTAGCACTTATATCGCCTTTATTACCTAAATCAAATTTACTTTCATTTTCTACAAAAAGGGCTGTTTGGACATTGTCCATACTTGCTTTACCTGCTTTATATTCATTAAGGGCTGTGAAGTATTGTCCATAATTTTGGCCCCAATCAACATCAGGCATAGGAGTAGAAGAACACCATGGATCATTGATTTGACATTGACCCTGCGTGGCTATCATATCAGAACCTGTTGCTTCATAAGAATCCTTAAGCCTTTTAAAATACGCATAAGTATAAGAAAACTCAGCTCCTATATTAAAACCATTTTCAAAGCTATCATTATAGTAAGGCTCAAAATTTTGAGCGATCTTAAGACTTAAATCACTTTGTTTATTATCCTCATCGCCAAAGCTTCCCTCAATTTGATCGCTTTGCGGATCGCCCCAGTCCTTATCTCCTTGAGAATAATACCAAGTTTTAAGTATAGCACTATCACTACGGCGTGATTCTTC from the Campylobacter sp. MIT 99-7217 genome contains:
- a CDS encoding TonB-dependent receptor; the protein is RDASMGRSQGLNIDTFLLKSIKVQDSNVGASYGHFTGGVIEAETKRAEKDFGVNFAYQISQGNANDGAFSLTRYHVYGDKQNFLNSSSPDKQPKFVRHSFRSSLETKVNEKLGIIASFTTTQSFIPIKEFDDVSFSSVERTQKRQSYNFFIKSDYQVSDDVALVASYGYMPQFGIYYQENAKNSKTTMKNGGHMLNTEATIGNSLGFFTANASFSYMEESRRSDSAILKTWYYSQGDKDWGDPQSDQIEGSFGDEDNKQSDLSLKIAQNFEPYYNDSFENGFNIGAEFSYTYAYFKRLKDSYEATGSDMIATQGQCQINDPWCSSTPMPDVDWGQNYGQYFTALNEYKAGKASMDNVQTALFVENESKFDLGNKGDISARIGLRADYDTYMQKAPIAPRFSANYTAPWGKDEFRYNTSFTFGANRYYGRNMYSFKLNQIKSKLYKVYERADVIDPWTENNLAQGLDEYDFTRLKIPYADELMFGVVQEVGLFDVSSKYIHRFGRDEVRVVCGRKDNNGDCLSYTYDNQDKSDTDVITLSIMNNTPFMAGGFSNFFSFAFDYTHTTRSYNDYQKSEEYNPNDDKFVSYNGKIQRLSELPVTNFAQPLSFRFSTTHAINLLRTNWTLNNFFRVRMPYNATTIAYDENGNALGGDGSSPDQAILYEDYRIPTRFTWDLRLGIEKAVYGKNTLYFNVDVYNVLDKTNLTVRKDTKNLSKNSGGLAYELGRQFWLEIGYRY